One window of Chloroflexus aggregans DSM 9485 genomic DNA carries:
- a CDS encoding putative phosphothreonine lyase domain-containing protein translates to MKCRRMLIPSKETSQPWIYADGKGEGCYEDGQTYVGKWLVFVSHEHVDEVWERIRRAVEAGNLGISAKVSTSRPSGYKSTVHVICVYTYDFRDKADVGRVLTALRDIGITGRLYYKTDQATLSGVYAKKKQRASLYASDDFE, encoded by the coding sequence ATGAAGTGCAGAAGAATGCTTATCCCATCAAAAGAAACGTCTCAACCGTGGATTTATGCTGATGGCAAGGGTGAAGGTTGTTACGAAGACGGACAGACATATGTAGGAAAATGGCTTGTATTTGTGTCGCACGAACATGTGGATGAAGTATGGGAGCGGATAAGACGTGCGGTAGAGGCAGGCAACCTAGGAATATCTGCCAAAGTCTCAACCAGCCGACCAAGTGGATACAAGTCCACAGTTCATGTCATTTGTGTGTACACATACGACTTCCGAGACAAAGCCGACGTAGGAAGGGTACTCACGGCGTTGCGAGACATTGGAATCACAGGCAGATTGTATTACAAAACCGACCAAGCCACCCTCAGCGGTGTGTATGCGAAGAAAAAGCAGCGCGCCAGCCTGTACGCTAGCGACGATTTTGAGTAA
- a CDS encoding long-chain-fatty-acid--CoA ligase produces the protein MEKIWLSYYEPGVPKSLTYPEITLSDMLNNSAKTYADHTATNFVLRYLLGGRFTVGGKLTYRQLNEKVDRMATALYQLGVRKGDRVAVMLPNSPHYIITFFACMRLGAIVVNTNPTYTGRELQHQLHDSGAETIVLLNLFWPRLREVRAETPVKRVIVAHIFDTLGFPSNFLVKSSQKKTPEWVDVMPEQDIFFFQHLLEKYGPTPPKVNLTADEIALFQYTGGTTGLPKAAMLTHRNLVANTVQVAAWLTRGQPGGEKMMAAIPFFHVYGMTVAMLYSIHIGAEIVIVPSPRPIDNVMNVIQHERCTLFPGVPAMYIGIINHPKVNEYDLRSVKACISGSAPLPMDVQEKFGQLTGGRLVEGFGMTEASPVTHCNPVFGERRAGSIGIPLPDTEAKVIDLDTGREIEPGSDETGELCVRGPQVMKGYWQRPDETAKTIDADGWLHTGDIARVDKDGYFYIVDRKKDMINVGGLKVLPRDVEEVLFMHPKVMEAVVVGIPHPQRGDDTVKAFIVPKPGEQPTVEEIKEFCKLHLAPYKVPREVEFRTELPKTLVGKVLRRVLVEEEKAKQKAAMATA, from the coding sequence TTGGAAAAGATCTGGTTGTCGTACTACGAGCCGGGTGTGCCGAAGTCGCTGACGTATCCTGAGATCACGCTCAGCGATATGCTGAACAACAGCGCAAAGACGTATGCCGACCATACTGCAACCAATTTCGTCTTACGCTATCTGCTCGGTGGACGATTCACAGTTGGCGGTAAGTTAACGTATCGGCAGTTGAACGAAAAAGTAGACCGAATGGCAACCGCGCTCTACCAGCTCGGGGTGCGCAAAGGCGATCGGGTAGCGGTGATGCTGCCTAACTCGCCGCACTACATTATCACCTTCTTTGCGTGTATGCGGTTGGGTGCGATTGTGGTGAATACAAACCCAACCTATACCGGGCGCGAATTGCAGCATCAGTTGCACGACTCAGGCGCCGAGACGATTGTACTGCTGAATTTGTTCTGGCCGCGGTTACGCGAAGTACGTGCCGAGACGCCGGTGAAGCGGGTGATCGTAGCCCATATCTTCGACACTCTTGGTTTTCCCTCGAACTTTCTGGTAAAGAGTTCGCAGAAGAAGACGCCGGAGTGGGTTGATGTGATGCCGGAGCAGGACATCTTCTTCTTCCAACACCTGCTCGAAAAATATGGCCCTACCCCGCCGAAGGTCAACTTGACCGCCGACGAGATTGCGCTCTTCCAATATACCGGCGGAACGACCGGTCTCCCCAAGGCGGCGATGTTAACCCATCGCAATCTCGTCGCTAACACCGTGCAGGTAGCAGCCTGGTTGACGCGCGGCCAGCCCGGTGGCGAAAAGATGATGGCGGCGATCCCCTTCTTCCACGTTTATGGAATGACGGTGGCAATGCTGTACAGCATCCACATCGGGGCTGAAATTGTGATTGTGCCTAGCCCGCGCCCGATCGACAATGTGATGAACGTTATCCAGCACGAGCGTTGCACGCTCTTCCCCGGTGTGCCGGCGATGTACATCGGCATTATTAACCACCCGAAGGTCAACGAATACGATCTGCGTAGTGTGAAAGCGTGTATTAGCGGATCGGCACCATTGCCAATGGATGTGCAGGAGAAGTTTGGTCAGCTTACCGGCGGGCGGCTGGTAGAAGGTTTCGGCATGACTGAAGCCAGTCCGGTAACACATTGTAACCCGGTCTTTGGCGAGCGGCGTGCCGGTAGCATTGGTATCCCGCTGCCTGATACCGAGGCTAAGGTCATCGATCTCGATACCGGTCGCGAGATTGAGCCGGGAAGTGACGAGACCGGTGAGCTATGCGTGCGCGGGCCACAGGTGATGAAGGGGTATTGGCAACGACCTGACGAGACGGCGAAAACTATCGATGCTGATGGTTGGCTGCATACCGGCGATATTGCCCGCGTCGATAAAGACGGCTACTTCTACATTGTCGATCGCAAGAAGGACATGATCAACGTCGGTGGTCTGAAGGTGTTGCCACGTGACGTTGAGGAAGTGCTCTTTATGCACCCCAAAGTGATGGAGGCGGTGGTCGTCGGTATTCCGCACCCGCAGCGCGGTGATGATACGGTGAAGGCATTTATTGTGCCGAAGCCGGGTGAGCAGCCGACGGTTGAAGAGATTAAGGAGTTCTGTAAGCTGCATCTTGCCCCGTACAAAGTACCGCGCGAGGTTGAGTTCCGCACCGAGCTGCCCAAGACGCTGGTCGGTAAGGTGTTGCGCCGCGTGCTGGTCGAGGAAGAAAAGGCCAAGCAGAAAGCGGCGATGGCGACCGCGTAA
- a CDS encoding pyridoxamine 5'-phosphate oxidase family protein: MLRPIVIPEATSVRKVQGYNIPETKENLLSWDFVSEQMSQSRHYWICTIFPDGRPHVVPVWGIWFEHRLFFEGSMQTAWGNNILHNPHIAVHLPDPEKVVIIEGTTYILQDNEIDDETWNILDSTFQKN; this comes from the coding sequence ATGTTGCGTCCAATTGTCATTCCTGAAGCCACATCCGTAAGAAAAGTACAAGGGTATAACATACCTGAAACAAAGGAAAACCTTCTTTCTTGGGATTTTGTCTCTGAGCAAATGTCACAATCTCGACATTATTGGATATGCACCATATTTCCCGACGGTCGTCCTCATGTCGTTCCTGTCTGGGGAATTTGGTTTGAGCATCGTCTCTTCTTTGAAGGAAGCATGCAAACCGCATGGGGTAACAACATCTTGCACAACCCGCATATTGCCGTTCATTTACCCGACCCAGAAAAAGTAGTTATCATAGAAGGCACGACGTACATTCTTCAAGATAACGAAATTGACGACGAAACATGGAATATCCTGGATAGTACTTTCCAGAAGAATTGA
- a CDS encoding DNA-methyltransferase: MSGVIEEMDFKIDRLPKGLQDTFRELYVNGNGNGTLHDVRPNEIYVGDARALLPNIEPNSIALSVWSPPYFVGKEYEAHLSFEDWQDLLRTVIHLHFPIIKPGGFLVINIADILVFKDPSMPRIQAEAVTRKRCPVTKADVLKAMAEHPDYNRYQLAKLLGCSEQTIDRRLHGNNIRGGKYESQTRVKIVGGLVEEWALSAGLYPYDRRIWVKDAAWENSRWASLSYRSVDEFEYLYFFWKPGITKFDRKRLSADEWKNWGSRGVWYVPSVRANDDHEAKFPIELPTRVIRLLTDPGDIVLDCFMGSGTTAVAAIRENRQYIGIEILEKYVNLARQRIAAEHFSTGK; encoded by the coding sequence ATGAGCGGTGTGATTGAGGAAATGGACTTCAAGATAGACCGATTGCCCAAGGGTTTGCAAGATACGTTCCGCGAGCTGTATGTGAACGGGAACGGGAATGGGACTCTGCATGACGTGCGTCCGAACGAAATCTATGTGGGAGATGCTCGAGCGCTCTTACCAAACATAGAGCCTAATAGTATTGCGTTGAGTGTTTGGTCACCACCCTATTTTGTTGGTAAAGAATATGAGGCGCACTTGTCATTTGAAGATTGGCAGGATCTGTTACGAACGGTCATCCATCTTCATTTCCCGATCATCAAACCTGGAGGGTTTCTGGTGATCAACATCGCTGACATTCTGGTGTTCAAAGATCCTTCGATGCCTCGTATTCAAGCCGAAGCGGTGACCAGAAAGCGTTGTCCCGTGACAAAAGCGGATGTATTGAAAGCGATGGCCGAACATCCAGACTATAACCGTTATCAGCTTGCGAAGCTGCTTGGATGCAGCGAACAAACGATCGACCGTCGGCTGCACGGCAACAACATCCGAGGTGGAAAGTATGAATCACAAACTCGCGTCAAGATTGTTGGCGGTCTTGTGGAAGAGTGGGCGTTAAGTGCCGGGTTGTATCCGTATGACCGTCGCATTTGGGTGAAAGATGCTGCTTGGGAAAACTCGCGGTGGGCGAGTCTCTCCTACCGATCGGTCGATGAGTTTGAGTACCTGTATTTCTTCTGGAAACCAGGAATTACCAAATTTGATAGAAAAAGGCTTTCCGCCGACGAATGGAAGAATTGGGGTTCCAGGGGAGTGTGGTATGTTCCCTCGGTGAGAGCGAATGACGATCATGAGGCCAAATTTCCCATAGAGTTACCCACCAGGGTCATTCGATTGCTGACCGATCCTGGTGATATTGTGCTTGATTGTTTCATGGGAAGCGGGACAACAGCAGTAGCAGCCATACGCGAGAATCGTCAGTATATCGGGATAGAGATTCTGGAAAAATATGTAAACTTGGCACGCCAACGAATTGCAGCGGAACATTTCAGTACGGGGAAATAA
- a CDS encoding tagatose 1,6-diphosphate aldolase: MATVKMTRGKFEGIKACADNNGIIAAAAMDQRGSLKKAIAKARGADASNEDLTVFKTAVTRILTRYASAILMDPEYGLPAIAQRAPGTGVLLAYEKTGYDASVRGRLPDLLDVWSVRRLKEAGANAIKILLYYNPFDDPAINEIKHAFIERVGAECAANDIPFFLEPIAYDDTVGDEKSFEFALVKPKYVTAYMAEFSKPQYGVDVLKVEVPVNVKFVEGMRVFSGQKAYSREEAKEYFRQAADAARKPFIYLSAGVSDEVFRETLELAAEAGTPFAGVLCGRATWQDGIPVYAQQGLAALEAWLEDRGVANITALNETLAKGAKPWWTIYGGLENIEVVDLPVVN; encoded by the coding sequence ATGGCTACAGTAAAAATGACGCGCGGTAAATTCGAGGGGATCAAAGCCTGTGCTGATAACAACGGCATTATTGCTGCCGCAGCGATGGATCAGCGCGGTTCGCTAAAAAAGGCGATTGCTAAAGCTCGTGGCGCCGATGCGTCAAATGAGGATTTAACCGTGTTCAAGACGGCCGTTACTCGTATTCTGACCCGTTATGCGAGTGCGATTCTGATGGACCCAGAGTACGGTTTGCCGGCAATCGCCCAACGTGCTCCGGGTACCGGTGTCTTGCTGGCTTATGAGAAGACCGGCTACGACGCCTCGGTGCGTGGTCGTTTACCCGACCTGCTCGATGTGTGGAGTGTGCGTCGCTTGAAAGAAGCTGGCGCTAACGCGATCAAGATTCTGCTTTACTACAATCCCTTCGATGATCCGGCTATCAACGAGATTAAACACGCCTTTATCGAGCGGGTAGGCGCCGAGTGTGCTGCGAACGATATTCCCTTCTTCCTTGAGCCGATCGCCTACGATGATACGGTTGGCGATGAGAAGAGCTTTGAGTTTGCGCTGGTGAAGCCCAAGTATGTCACCGCCTATATGGCCGAGTTCTCGAAGCCGCAGTACGGCGTCGATGTGCTTAAGGTCGAAGTGCCGGTGAATGTGAAGTTTGTCGAGGGGATGCGCGTATTTAGCGGCCAGAAGGCCTATAGCCGTGAAGAGGCGAAAGAGTATTTCCGGCAGGCTGCTGATGCTGCCCGCAAGCCGTTCATCTACCTGAGCGCCGGTGTATCCGACGAAGTTTTCCGTGAGACACTCGAACTTGCCGCCGAAGCCGGTACACCCTTCGCCGGTGTGTTGTGTGGTCGGGCAACGTGGCAAGATGGTATTCCGGTCTATGCCCAGCAGGGTCTGGCTGCCCTTGAGGCATGGCTTGAGGATCGCGGCGTTGCAAATATTACTGCACTTAACGAGACTCTGGCGAAAGGCGCCAAGCCGTGGTGGACGATCTACGGTGGGCTTGAGAATATCGAGGTAGTAGATCTGCCGGTTGTAAATTGA
- a CDS encoding glutamate-5-semialdehyde dehydrogenase has protein sequence MIDLETIGRRAKTAARTLAKVSTEQKNAALHAIADGLLARQDEILSANAADVADAERAGTPPAIVDRMLLTEARLATIANDCRKVAELPDPVGEIFDRRELPSGLRLYKRRVPIGVIGAIYEARPNVTVDIAALCLKAGNAVILRGGSDIARSVAATTTVIAEALEQAGLPIFAVQSITDPDRELVRQLLRLDRYVDMIIPRGGASLHRFCVENATVPVIVGGMGVSHIYVEPSADFARAVPVVVNAKVQRPGACNALDTLLVHRAAAPVFLPMVAAALAEYNVELRCDLETLAILADAPGHENWQLRPAEPADFGREFLALIVAIKVVGDIDEALDHIAQYGGHSEAILTGDPASAARFTREVDATAVFVNASTRFNDGGQFGLGAEVAISTNRLHARGPMGLQELTTYTWIGEGDYLVRA, from the coding sequence ATGATTGATCTCGAGACGATTGGCCGGCGAGCGAAGACGGCGGCGCGCACGCTGGCGAAGGTATCAACCGAACAGAAAAATGCAGCGCTCCACGCAATTGCCGATGGGTTATTGGCCCGCCAAGATGAGATTCTGTCAGCGAACGCGGCCGACGTAGCCGATGCCGAACGAGCCGGCACACCGCCGGCGATTGTCGATCGCATGCTGTTGACCGAAGCACGGCTAGCGACGATTGCCAACGATTGCCGGAAGGTGGCAGAGTTACCTGACCCGGTAGGTGAGATTTTTGACCGGCGTGAATTGCCGTCGGGTTTGCGCTTGTACAAACGGCGAGTCCCAATCGGCGTGATCGGCGCCATTTACGAGGCACGGCCCAACGTGACGGTTGACATTGCTGCGCTGTGTCTCAAGGCCGGCAATGCCGTGATCCTCCGTGGCGGGAGCGATATTGCGCGCAGCGTGGCTGCCACTACGACCGTCATTGCCGAAGCACTAGAACAAGCCGGTCTCCCGATATTTGCCGTACAGAGCATCACCGATCCCGACCGCGAATTGGTGCGGCAGTTGCTACGGCTTGATCGCTACGTGGATATGATCATCCCTCGCGGTGGTGCTAGCCTTCATCGGTTTTGCGTCGAGAACGCGACGGTGCCGGTAATCGTGGGTGGGATGGGGGTCAGTCATATTTATGTCGAGCCGAGCGCCGATTTTGCCCGTGCTGTGCCGGTCGTGGTCAATGCCAAAGTGCAGCGACCGGGAGCGTGCAATGCGCTCGACACCTTGCTCGTTCACCGCGCTGCAGCACCGGTCTTCTTACCTATGGTCGCAGCAGCGTTAGCTGAGTACAATGTTGAGCTACGCTGCGATCTAGAAACACTTGCTATCCTTGCCGACGCACCCGGCCACGAGAACTGGCAGTTGCGACCGGCAGAGCCGGCCGATTTTGGCCGTGAGTTTCTGGCCCTGATCGTGGCGATCAAAGTCGTGGGCGATATTGATGAAGCCCTCGATCATATTGCCCAGTACGGCGGCCATTCGGAAGCGATTTTGACCGGGGATCCGGCCAGCGCGGCTCGCTTTACCCGCGAAGTTGACGCAACTGCGGTGTTCGTGAATGCCAGCACCCGCTTCAACGACGGTGGTCAATTTGGGTTAGGCGCTGAGGTGGCAATCTCAACCAACCGACTGCACGCCCGTGGGCCGATGGGTTTGCAAGAATTGACTACATATACGTGGATCGGTGAAGGGGATTATTTGGTACGGGCATGA
- a CDS encoding type 1 glutamine amidotransferase, whose amino-acid sequence MTFTLRLAHLYPDHMNVYGDRGNVIALRQRCLRRGIDLEVIPVQPGDTIDWTAVDLAFFGGGQDSGQALITTDLIERQGPGLRSAIENDLVMLAICGGYQLLGHYFRTHTGERLPGLGVLDVYTIAGKRRMIGNIVIEVDLGHGPQRLVGFENHSGRTFHGARVRPFGKVLTGHGDNGQDGWGGAVYRNTFGCYLHGALLPKNPQLTDHLIGLALRRRYGQQAELLSLPAERELAAQRVMVQRLLRRF is encoded by the coding sequence ATGACTTTTACGCTACGCCTGGCCCATCTTTATCCCGATCATATGAATGTCTACGGTGACCGTGGTAACGTGATCGCGTTGCGGCAACGTTGTCTACGGCGCGGTATCGATCTAGAGGTGATCCCTGTTCAGCCGGGTGATACCATCGACTGGACGGCGGTCGATCTAGCATTTTTTGGCGGTGGTCAGGATAGCGGGCAGGCGCTGATTACCACCGATCTGATTGAGCGGCAGGGGCCGGGGTTGCGGTCCGCGATTGAGAACGATCTGGTGATGCTGGCAATCTGCGGCGGATACCAGTTGCTCGGCCACTATTTTCGGACCCACACCGGCGAGCGCTTGCCCGGGTTGGGCGTGCTCGATGTGTATACGATTGCCGGTAAGCGACGCATGATCGGTAATATCGTGATCGAAGTTGATCTAGGGCACGGACCACAACGGTTGGTCGGATTTGAAAATCATAGCGGTCGCACATTTCATGGTGCGCGAGTACGTCCGTTTGGCAAGGTCCTGACCGGCCACGGCGATAATGGGCAAGACGGTTGGGGCGGTGCGGTCTATCGCAATACGTTTGGGTGTTATTTGCACGGCGCCTTGTTGCCGAAGAATCCGCAACTGACCGATCACCTGATCGGTCTGGCGTTGCGGCGCCGGTACGGTCAACAAGCCGAGTTATTATCGTTGCCTGCTGAACGCGAATTGGCCGCACAGCGGGTGATGGTACAACGCTTGTTACGACGGTTCTAA
- a CDS encoding site-specific DNA-methyltransferase yields the protein MPLPLNQVIEGDCVEILNTLPETSIDLIFADPPYHLQLQNELYRPNMTKVDAVDDDWDKFESMQAYDEFTRTWLTACKRVLKPTGTIWVIGTYHNIFRVGAIMQDLGFWILNDVIWIKLNPMPNFRGVRFTNAHETLIWASTGKDATYTFNYYAMKGLNDEKQMRSDWWLLPLATGSERVKNENGDKAHSTQKPEALLYRVILSSSNPGDVVLDPFFGSGTTGVVAKRLHRNWIGIEKEKKYIQIAQKRIDAVQPEMFDAATFDVKSKAKSAPKVEFSVLVEHGYVQPGQRLFFGKDKTKVATIKPDSRLRTADGFEGSIHQAGSHYMNNAPCNGWEHWFIEVDGQMIGLGEVREKFRVDKGLYNERSG from the coding sequence ATGCCACTACCTTTAAATCAGGTTATTGAAGGCGATTGCGTGGAAATACTGAATACGTTACCAGAAACATCCATTGACCTTATTTTTGCCGATCCCCCCTATCATTTACAATTACAGAACGAACTGTATCGACCAAATATGACGAAAGTGGACGCTGTCGATGACGACTGGGACAAGTTCGAGTCGATGCAAGCGTATGATGAATTTACTCGAACGTGGTTAACGGCATGTAAGCGGGTCTTGAAACCAACCGGCACCATCTGGGTTATCGGAACGTACCATAATATCTTTCGTGTTGGGGCCATAATGCAGGATTTAGGGTTCTGGATCCTCAATGATGTTATCTGGATAAAACTCAATCCGATGCCTAACTTTCGTGGTGTCCGGTTTACCAATGCCCATGAAACCCTCATTTGGGCAAGTACCGGCAAAGATGCAACATATACGTTCAACTATTACGCGATGAAAGGGTTGAACGATGAAAAGCAAATGCGTTCTGATTGGTGGCTTTTACCGTTAGCGACGGGATCGGAACGGGTAAAAAATGAAAATGGCGATAAAGCCCATTCCACGCAGAAGCCGGAGGCGTTACTCTATCGGGTGATTCTATCCTCCAGCAATCCCGGTGATGTTGTGCTTGACCCATTTTTTGGAAGCGGAACAACAGGTGTTGTCGCCAAACGCTTGCATAGAAATTGGATTGGGATTGAAAAAGAGAAAAAATATATCCAGATTGCGCAAAAGCGCATTGACGCAGTGCAACCAGAAATGTTTGACGCTGCGACGTTTGACGTAAAGAGCAAAGCCAAATCTGCTCCTAAAGTGGAGTTTTCGGTTCTGGTCGAACATGGGTATGTACAGCCTGGGCAACGATTGTTTTTTGGAAAAGACAAAACGAAAGTGGCCACAATCAAGCCTGATTCTCGGCTCCGTACTGCGGACGGTTTCGAGGGCAGCATCCATCAGGCCGGTAGCCATTACATGAACAATGCGCCCTGTAATGGATGGGAGCATTGGTTTATCGAAGTTGATGGTCAAATGATCGGTCTTGGTGAAGTGAGAGAAAAGTTTCGGGTAGACAAGGGGCTTTACAATGAGCGATCAGGTTAA